The Myroides fluvii region TGTCTTCCGTGCTCCCCTACTTCTAAAAGAGCGGCTGTTTCTGGCGTTTTACAAACCATAAGATTTCTAAAATGAGAAGCTAAGCCTGCAATAAAGTGCTGTGCATCAAATCCTTTGGCCAATATCGAATCAAAAGAAGTGAGCAAAGAGGGAATATTATTAGCTAGAATCAAGTCGGTTACGCGAATATAGTACTCAAAATCAAGTACATTTAAGTTTTCGGCAACAGCTTGTCTTGTCAAGTTTTTTCCACAATAAGACACCACACGGTCAAAAATAGACAAAGCATCTCGCATAGCTCCATCTGCTTTTTGTGCAATAATACGCAAGGCATCATTTTCATAAGTTATGCCCTGACTATTGGCTACTAAAGCCAAATGATCCGCCGCATCGGCGATGGTAATTCTCTTAAAGTCGAATATTTGGCAACGCGATAAAATCGTCGGTATAATTTTGTGTTTTTCTGTAGTTGCTAAGATGAAAATAGCGTGACGAGGTGGTTCTTCTAAAGTCTTTAAAAAGGCATTAAATGCTGCGGTTGACAACATGTGAACCTCGTCAATAATATACACTTTGTACTTTCCTGTTTGTGGGGGTATACGCACCTGGTCAATTAGATTTCGAATATCATCCACCGAGTTATTTGACGCCGCGTCTAATTCAAAAACGTTAAACGTAAAATCTTCCGTAGGATCATCATACCCCACCTGGTTGATTTTACGAGCCAAAATACGCGCACAAGTGGTTTTCCCAACTCCTCTAGGTCCGGTAAACAACAAGGCCTGCGCTAAGTGATTGCTCTCTATAGCATTTACTAAGGTATTGGTAATGGCTTGTTGCCCTACAACTTCTTGAAAAGTTTGTGGTCTATATTTTCTTGCTGATACGATAAATTGTTCCATAAAATCACTATTACTGCAAAGGTAGCTTAATTTTTAGAAAGCCAAAACTATTCCCTCAATTCCAATGGAAAAAACTCTTCTTCTGAAATTTTGATTTCCCACATTTTTCTCAACGCATTAAAATCGATTTTTTGCTTGCCGCTGCTGCGCTCTAATTGATAGGTGTAGAATAAAAATTGCAATTGGGTTTCCAAATAAAAATCTTGTAAATTACTATCGGGATGATACTCAGACTTTAAGTCTAAATCAAAGGTTCTTGCTGTTGTATTAGACCAAAAAGCCGTCCATCCGCTTCTAAATTCCTTTATGAGCTTAAAGGTCGTTTCTCCCGTTTCTCGGTGTATTAATTTCAACAAAACTTTCCCGTCTTTTCGAGATAATTTTTTTAATTTCTCCTTAAACTGACTCTCTAAATATTTTTGCGAGCGTTTGATGTATTGTCGCTTTTGTTTATTGGTCTCTAATTTTTCTAAATTTTCATTGAGGATCATTAAATTTTCTGCGGTAGCACGAGCATAAGGATAAACTCGGCGAATGCGATTGCGCAAGATATTCATATCCTGTCGATATTGATCTTCTTTCGCATTGGATCCAATGTAAATCTCTGGAATACTATACTTTAAAGTATCGTCTTCTATTTCAATCATCGGCACTAAACTAGGCACAGCTTGTAACTCCTTTTCCTGAGCCTGGGCGGATGTAAAACTAACGATGACAATAAAAAAGAAATATAGCTTTTTCATAGGTAAAAAATATAACCAAATGTAAAGAATTAGATTGAGTATTTCCAAGCGAATCAGTACATTCGTGTAAAAAATAATCATGGATAAAAATACAATATTAAATCAGGACTCCCTACATTTTTTAACGGACTACTTGAATAATGCTTCTCCAACAGGACATGAACATGTAGGTCAAAAACTGTGGATGAATTATTTAGAACCCTATGTAGACACTTTTATTACGGATACCTATGGCAATGCCGTAGGCGTTATTAATCCTGATGCCCCTTATAAAGTAGTTATTGAAGGACATGCAGATGAAATTTCATGGTATGTGAAGTACATTACAGAAGATGGGTTTATCCATGTTGTTCGCAATGGAGGTAGTGATCACATGATTGCACCTTCTAAGCGCGTAAATATTCATACTCCTAAGGGAATTGTTGAGGGAGTATTTGGTTGGCCAGCAATTCACATTAGAAATAGAGCTGGTAAAGAAGAATCACCAAAAATTGAAACCAATTTTATTGATGTTGGATGCGACAGCAAACAGGAAGTTTTAAATTTAGGCATTCATATTGGCTGCGTCATTACCTACCCGGATACATTTACGGTATTAAACAACAAACGCTGGGTTTGTAGAGCCTTAGATAATCGCATTGGCGGATTTATGATCGCGGAAGTTGCTCGCTTATTAAAAGAAAATAAGAAAGAATTACCTTTTGGGCTTTATATTGTTAATGCAGTACAGGAAGAAGTAGGATTACGTGGAGCAGAAATGATTACGCAAACCATCAAACCGAATGTGGCGATTGTAACGGATGTTTGCCACGACTCTAATACCCCGATGGTTGATAAAAATATCGAAGGTGATAATACCATTGGAAAAGGACCTGTAATTGCTTATGCCCCAGCCGTACAGAACAACCTACGCGCCTTGATTGAACAAACCGCTGAGAAAAATGAAATTCCCTTTCAACGCAATGCCTTGTCACGCGTAACAGGAACGGATACAGATGCTTTTGCTTATAGCAATGGCGGCGTAGCTTCAGCGCTAATTTCATTGCCTTTGCGCTATATGCACACCACAGTGGAAATGATTCACCGACACGATGTTGAAAACACCATTCAATTGATTTACCACACCCTATTGGAAATCGAAAACGGCGAGACCTTTTCGTATTTTAAATAGGTGATTCGTTGACAGTTGACGGTTGACGGTTGACGGTTGACAGTTGACGGTTGACAGTTGACGGTTGACAGTTGACGGTTGACAGTTGACGGTTGACAGTTGACGGTTGACAGTTGACGGTTGATAGTTGACGGTTGACGGTTGATAGTTGATAGTTGATAGTTGATAGTTGATAGTTGATAGTTGATAGTTGATAGTTGTGGGTTGATTTTTCTGATTTAAGGATATATCCTTTAATCGATAATCTGGCGAAAAAGCAACTAGCAAAAAAGCAAACCTAAAGGTTGACGGAAAATCATCACTAATAGACAAACCATTCCTGTGTAAGGGATGGTTTTTTCTTTTAAAGTAATAATTTGCTATCAAAGACAATCTTCTTTTGACCGGTATATGGGGTATCCGTCTTGATTTTTTGTTTCTTTTGTATCAAGACAAAAGAAAGTATGGTTTTTAGAAAATTGTCTTTTTAAAAGAATGTTGTAAGAACAAGTAAGCTTAGATCAGAGAAAACTAAACGGTTCAGTGATTACCAATTTCCTATAAAAGTGTATCTTCGCGGATTAATTTTTTTCAACCTATATGCCTAAACAAAATAAAAACAACTTTTTATTCCTGGTGTACTTAACAGGATTAAGTATTATTGGATTCCTTGCAACCGATATGTATCTACCCGCTTTTGAGCAAATGCGAGTAGATTTGGATACTACAAAAAGCAACATTAGCGCAACCTTAAGTCTATTTTTAGCAGGTTATGCTATTGCTCAACTATTATGGGGGCCTATTTCTGATAAAGTAGGAAAGCCCAAAACAATCTTAATGGGATTGAGTATTTTTATCCTTTCGTCTCTAGCTATTTTTTTCACTTCTAGTGTAACTGCTTTTCTAATTTTGCGATTGATTCAAGCCATTGGAGTTTGTGCCGCTGCAGTTAGTTGGCAAGCGCTCGTCATAGAGCGTTACCCCAAAGAACAAACGAATCGAGTTTTTGCCACCATCATGCCTTTAGTAGCTTTATCACCCGCCCTAGCCCCTTTATTAGGCGTTTATTTACTCGAGCACTTTGGTTGGCGTTCTATCTTTATCACTTTAGCCCTTATCGCTATCGCGCTAATGCTTTATACTTTTACCATTCAGCATAAAAAAGCAACGGCAGACAGTCCTTCAAAAAAGGATACAACACCACCCTCCCTATCGTATTGGAGGCTTTTACAATCCAAAGCGTATGTAGGCAACGTCATGATTTACGCCTGTTGTTCTGCTGCTTTCTTTGCGTGGTTAACGGGATCTCCTTTCTTTCTAAAGGAAATGGGATATAGCGAAGGTGAAATTGGCTTTAGCTTTGTTCCACAGACGATTGCTTTCTTAATTGGTGGTTTTGGGTATCGAACCCTTGCTCCAAGAGTAGATGGCACAAAACTAATCGCCTACTTTGTTTCGCTATTTGCTATAGCCATTGTCATTACAGCTGCTTTGGCTATATTCACTACACCGACCCTAACGAGTTTGTTAATTCCTTTTTGTTTTATGGCGTTAGCCAATGGTGCATGCTACCCTATTGTGGTAGCTGAAGCATTGAAATTATTTCCCGAAAATTCTGGAAAAGCGGCAGCCCTACAAAATACCATTCAATTGGGAATGTGCTTTATAGCTAGCGCTATAGTATCACTATTTTCCAAAGACGCCTTATTTTCAACAGCTTTAGTTATGGTTGGTACCATTCCACTTGCCTTTTGGGCCTATAATTGGACAAAAAAGTAAACTAACCTATCGCATTCTTACTATAAAAGGGTCTTTCGCTAGCGAAAGACCCTTTGTGTTTATGCTTATTTCTTCTTTTTTCCTTTGCTAATTGTAAGTAGACCTGAATCCCTTAATAGTAAAAAACAGAGGTTTTATGTATCTCCCTATTTTCTCTATCAACAGCTTTTTTAGTACCTTCCATTTTAACTCAGTCTTTTTTTATCTTTTCTCTTCTTGTTTCTTGCGCTTATTCAATCAAGAATCGAATATCCTTATTAAATTTCTTGTCAACCACTAAAACTGCATACGGATAAACGGCTTGAGCGAGTTCTTTTTCTTCCTCTTCTAAGCAATAAATCAATTCAATAACATCGCCTTTCTCTTTTATACTGACAATTTTAAAGGATGTTTCCAATGTACTAGGCAATCCAACTAAAGCCAAAACAAAGGATTTGGAGAAGTCTACCTCTTGTGATTCCTCTTGTTTAGTGTTGCGATCAAACAATCGATCAAAGTGGGCTTTACTTGTGATTTTAACGTGTTGAACACCTACCACATGTCCCTTGTTCTTTAATACATAGTTTCCATTCAACTGAAAGGGAACTTCCGTTGATTGATATAATTTAATTGTTCCTTCTTGCTCAATTGGCGTGTTTTTTACACGTTCTTTCTTCTCTCCCATACACTGTACAAAGAGAAAACTTAGACCTAAAATACAAATTATCCTTTTCATGCTCTATTTTATAGCTATAACGCTTCGGCTAAACAAAAACGTATAGCAAAGCTACATTTTATTTTTAATTAAAATTCACTTAAATGTGTTAACAAATTTAAGAATAAATAATTTTACATCAACTTTAAAAAGCAATTTTTATTAAACTTAATTGAAGTCAAAGTATAAATTACTAAAAAAGCAAAAAATAAACCATTTTTATTCCTTTATATGAGTTTTAACCTACAATAAAGGGAATCATGTAAATTAATACTGTATGTTTGATAATTAAATTAAAGAAGGAGACATGTGCAGATATTCCATGACAACGTACAAGCCTCATTATGCTTGTTTTGATTGTCAAAAAACCTTTAAACGACGCTTGTGGAAGGACATTAGAAAAGGGGATCTCGTTAATTCCGCTGCTAAATGCCCACAATGTGGAAATTTAATGGCCGATATGGGCAAGGATTTTGAAGCGCCAAAAAAAGGAGACGACAAAGCGTGGAAACACATCAAAGATTTATATCAAGTGGGATTCATTTGGTATTCTTGTGGTTGTGTAGGACCAGGTTATATTCCGCGAGATTACGAGGCTTTACTTCTATATTTTACAACACTTAAGACGTCCTATGAAAAGGAACTTCTATTTTGGAGAGCTCGAATAGAACCCGAAACAAAAACAGAGCGAATTAAAGATGATCAGCGCAACTGGCATAAGTATTACAAAATAAAACCCAACAGAAAAAAAGGGGGGATTACCAATCAAGAGGGGATTGATTATTGGATAGCTAAAATTAAAGAAGTAGAAGAGAAAATACTTTTTTTAAGAGAAAAGAAATAAGTGAAGAGGAATCGGGATATTTTAGACCTGAAGGCCATCCTCTTGTAAAGAAGAGGTTATACCTAGAGGCAAAAAAAACTCGAAACATTGTTTCGAGTTTTTTTATTCTTTATGCATTTGACACATCTACTGTTGTTTCAGCAGCTATGCGCTTGTATGTTCCGTTTTCTAACTTCTCGCGAATTGCTTCGTAAGCTGATAGGGTTTCTTGGATATCTTCCATTGTATGCGTTGCTGTAGGGATCATTCTCAACAAGATAATTCCCTTTGGAATTACTGGATAAACAACGATTGACAAGAAAATATTGTAATTTTCACGTAAATCATTTACCATCACCATTGCTTCAGGAATACTTCCTTCTAAGTAAACAGGTGTTACACAAGTGTTGGTATCTCCAATATTGAATCCTCTATCTTTTAATCCATTCTGTAAAGCATTCACATTTTCCCATAACTTAGCTTTAAGTTCTGGTTGTGTACGCAATAAATCTAAACGCTTCAATGCACCTTTTGTGAAAATCATAGGTAATGATTTTGCAAACATTTGCGAACGAAGGTTGTATTTTAAATAATCGATAATGTCTTTATCAGCTGCAACGAATGCTCCGATACTAGCCATTGATTTAGCAAACGTAGAGAAGTAAACATCAATACCATCTTGACATCCTTGCTCTTCTCCTGCTCCTGCTCCTGTAGCACCTAAGGTACCAAAACCATGCGCGTCATCAACTAGCAATCTAAAGTTATATTTTTCTTTTAAAGCAACGATTTCTTTCAACTTTCCTTGTTGCCCACGCATACCAAACACACCTTCTGTGATTACTAAAATACCTCCACCTGTTGTTTCAGCCATTTTCGTAGCACGCTCTAAGTTCTTCTCAAAACTCTCGATATCGTTGTGTTTATAAGTAAAGCGTTTTCCCATATGTAAACGCACACCATCAATAATACAAGCATGTGAATCAACATCATAAACGATAACGTCATTCTTCGTTACCAAAGCATCAATAATAGACACCATTCCTTGGTAACCGAAGTTTAGTAAATAAGCAGCTTCTTTTTGAACAAAAGCAGCCAACTCATCTTGAAGTTGTTCGTGTACAGTAGTGTGCCCAGACATCATACGAGCGCCCATTGGATAAGCCGCACCATATTCAGCAGCAGCTTCCGCATCTACTTTTCGTACTTCTGGATGATTTGCCAACCCTAAGTAATCGTTGATACTCCAATTGATTACTTCTTTTCCATGAAACATCATACGATTTGATAAAGGTCCTTCAAGTTTAGGGAAAACATAATATCCTTCAGCTTGAGATGCCCATTTTCCTAATGGTCCTTTATTCTTTTGTATTCTGTCAAATAAATCATTTACCATAATATAACTATGTTTAAAAAAACAATTGCAAAATTACTCATATTTTGTATGCTTTCATAATAAATTAAAGAGAATTTCTTCACTTATAGATTATTTAATATTCCTATTTCCCCTAAAACTACAAGAATTTAGTAATATATAAAACAAATAATTCGTTTAGAAACACACAATTTATAAATTAAATTTATCAAATAAACAAAAACCTCTCAAATTGAGAGGTTTTTACTTTATTTTTAATACAGTTTAGGAAACTTTGTTGGGTTTACTTCATGCATTAATTCATATACTTTTTCGAATACATCTTCAACAGATGGCTTGCTAAAATAATCTCCATCGGTTCCATACGCTGGTCTATGTGCTTTCGAAGTTAAGGTTTGAGGTTCGCTATCTAAATAACGGTATCCTTTCTGCACTTCTAAAATTTGCTGCAACAAATAAGCCGATGCTCCACCAGGTACATCCTCATCCACAACCAATAGGCGATTCGTTTTAGCTAAACTTTTCACTACATCTTGGTTGATGTCAAATGGCAATAGGGATTGTGCATCAATGATTTCAACATCAATTCCAATTTCCAATAATTCTTTTGCTGCTTGTTCAACAATGCGCAAGGTTGATCCATAGGATACAATCGTCAAATCACTACCTGTTTTAATTGTTTCCACAACTCCAATAGGCGTTTTGAATTGTCCGATATTGTTTGGCATTTTCTCTTTCAAGCGATATCCATTCAAACACTCAATTAACAAGGCTGGCTCGTCGCTTTCTAATAGTGTATTATAGAAACCTGCTGCTTTTGTCATATCTCTTGGAACCAATACATGCATTCCGCGGATTGCATTGATAATCATTCCCATTGGAGATCCAGAGTGCCAAATTCCCTCTAAACGATGCCCACGTGTACGCACAATTAAAGGCGCTTTTTGACGACCTACAGTTCTATATTGTAGCGTAGCTAAATCATCACTCATGATTTGAATAGCATACAACAAATAGTCTAAGTATTGAATTTCTGCAATTGGACGTAGTCCACGCATTGCCATACCAATTCCCTGTCCTAAAATTGTCGCTTCGCGAATTCCCGTATCGGTTACGCGTTCTTCCCCATGTTTTTCTTGTAATCCTTCTAATCCTTGGTTTACGTCTCCGATATTACCTGAATCCTCTCCAAAAACAGTTACATTTTTGTGATTAGCCAAGATATAATCAAAGTTATCGCGTAAAATTACACGGGCATCCACCTCTTCTGCATCAGCATCATAGGTTGGCGCTACTGCTTGAATATTTTCTGCTTTTTGATCCGAAACTGAGAATAAATGAGAGCTGTATTTTGGTTGAACAGTCGCATAGTATTTCTCAATAAATTGAATCAATAAACTTTTGCTTCCTTCTTGAATAATCAAACGCAATACCTTGCGTGCTGTAATCATTACATCACGGCGAATAGGCTCTTTTGTACCTTGTAAATCAGCAATGTGTTTTTCAATAAATACTTTGTTGGGACTTTGAGCAGCAACTTGTTGTAAAACAGCAACTAACTCATTGCGTTCTGCAATAATTGGATCCAAGTAGTTTTTCCAAGCCTCTTTCTTACCGTCTAATACTTGTTTTTTCAAGTCTTTATCTAGTACGTCTAACTCTTCTGCAGTAGCGATATTGGATTCAATCATCCAATTTCTCATTTGCAGGATACAGTCTTGTTCTGCTTCCCAAGCTAAGCGCTCTTTGCTTTTGTAACGCTCATGAGATCCTGAAGTTGAGTGTCCTTGAGGCTGCGTTAATTCTTGTACGTGAATCAACACTGGAACGTGCTCTTCTCTAGCGACTTGAGCTGCTTTAGCATACGTTTCTACTAAGGCTGGATAATCCCATCCTTTTACGCGTAAAATCTCATATCCGTTTCCATGCTCATCGCGTTGGAAACCTTTTAAAATTTCAGATATATTTTCTTTTGTTGTTTGGTATTTGGCGTGCACTGAGATTCCATATTGATCATCCCAAACACTCATTACCATCGGCACTTGTAATACTCCAGCTGCATTGATCGTCTCAAAAAACAACCCTTCAGAAGTAGATGCATTTCCAATCGTTCCCCAAGCTACTTCATTTCCACTAACTGAAAATTGTTGATCTTTATCTGCGTCTGGAATCGCTCTATAGTATTTTGAAGCTTGTGCAAGTCCAAGTAAACGAGGCATTTGCCCAGCAGTTGGAGAAATATCTCCACTCGAGTTCTTTTGCTCTGTTAGTTTCTTCCAGTTCCCATTTTCATCTAAACTATGTGTTGCAAAGTGTCCTCCCATTTGGCGCCCACCTGACATTGGATCATTTTCAATATTGGCATCACCGAATAAACCAGCAAAAAACTGTTGGATATTTAACTGACCAATTGCCATCATAAAGGTTTGATCGCGGTAGTATCCGGATCTGAAATCTCCATTCTGAAAAGCTTTAGCCATTGCTAATTGTGGTACTTCTTTTCCATCTCCAAATATCCCAAACTTAGCTTTACCTGTTAAAACTTCACGACGACCTAGTAAACTACATTCTCTACTGATCTTTGCAATTGTATAATCTTGAATAACCTCTTTCTTAAAATCTTCAAAAGAAAGTGCTGTGTTTTTTTTATTTTGACTCATCGCGTAATCTAATATTTTACAGGATACGAATATAAAATAATCCAAGCAAAAAAGCTAATTTAAACCCAAGTAAAATTGTGAATTCCCACACTAATTCTTTGAACTTAACAAGCTAAAACATTAAAATAAATAAGAATTTAAAAATCATATCTTAAAAAAAAGCTTTTGATTACTAAATCCTCAACTTGCTAAAAAGAAAAAAGCCTTTGTTTTCATCAACAAAGGCTTTTTTAAAATTTATTCGATAACGGTTAACATCGACGCTAAAGGAAATCTCACTTTCTTCATCGGCATCAACCAATCATTTTCTGCATCTCTTTCTCCTAAAGCTAAGATTGTAACACTCTTCAATCCCTTTTTATCCAATCCTAAGAAGGCATCCAATTGATCATTGTGAAAACCTTCCATTGGAGAGGCGTCAATTTTCAATTCTGCTGCTGCTGCAATTGCCATTCCAAAAGCGATATACGCTTGTCTGGCAGCATGTTGAAACTGTTGTTCTTGCGTTTGTCCTTTAAAATTAGCTTTAATGCTATTTTTGAAATCGTCCATCTCCCCTTTTGGCAAGGCTCTGATGGCTTCCATATTGTCAAAAACAGCGTCAATACGCGCTGCTGTATAGCTATCCCAAGCGGCAAAAATCAAAAGATGCGAACATTCTTTGATTTGCATTTGGTTCATCGCAATAGGAAACAACTGCTCTTTTACTTCTTGGTTTTTAACCAAAATCATTTCGAAAGGCTGTAATCCAGATGATGTAGGCGCCAAGCGAGCAGCTTCTACAATTTGCATTACGTTGTCATCTTCTAACTTAACTGCGCTATTATAGCGTTTTGTAGCATAGCGCCACTGTAAATTATCTAATAATGTCATGTTCTAATTTTTAAATTTTAGACAAAAAAGCCGCTACATTGGTTTCAATTCGCTGATCGATATTCGAAACATCTGCTTTTACAAAAGGCTCTCCTAAAATATGTTCATACAACTCAATATAGCGCTCTGAAATAGTTTGAATGTATTCGTCGGACATTTCTGGTACTTGTTGTCCTTCTTTTCCTTGGAAATCGTGACTAATTAACCATTGACGAACGAATTCTTTTGACAATTGCTTTTGAGGTTCTTCCTTCGCTTGACGCTCTGCGTATCCTTCTGCATAGAAATAACGCGAAGAATCTGGGGTGTGAATTTCGTCAATCAATACAATCTTTCCTTCTTTGGTTTTGCCAAATTCGTATTTTGTATCTACGAGAATCAATCCTCTTTGAGCCGCAATTTCACTTCCTCTTTGATATAAGGCTCTTGTATACTGCTCCAAAACAAGGTAATCTTCTTCTGAAACAATACCACGAGCGAGAATATCTTCTCTGGAAATGTCCTCATCGTGCAACCCTAATTCCTCCTTCGTTGAAGGGGTGATAATCGGTTGTGGCAATTGGTCGTTTTCCTTTAACCCTTCAGGCAAGGCAACACCACACAATACTCTTTTTCCTTCTTTGTATTCTCTAGCCGCATGTCCTGCTAAATAGCCTCGAATTACCATTTCCACCTTAAAAGGTTCACAAATATGCCCAACTGCAACATTGGGATCAGGACTAGCAATCAGCCAATTCGGCACGATGTCTTCAGTCAGCTGCATAAATCGCGTTGCAATTTGATTCAATATTTGTCCTTTGTAAGGAATCCCCTTAGGCATAATCACGTCAAAAGCAGATAAACGATCCGTTGCTACCATAACCAAAACTTGGTCTGCAATGGTGTAAACTTCTCTTACTTTTCCGTGGTACACACTTTTTTGGTTTGGAAATTTAAAATTAGTCTGTGTGATTGTGTTACTCATATATGTATGTTGTGTAGTTCTTTCTGTTTAGTACGCTAATAAATCCAATAGCGCGGTTTCAAATCTACCTTTTGGCAAATATTGATCTTCTAAAGCTTTCACAAATGGGATGGCTGTTTCGATACTTCCTACGCGTTTTACTGGCGCGTCTAAGTGTTCAAAACAGTTTTCCATAATCATTGCTGATAGGTCACTTGCAATACCTCCAAATAGAGTGTCTTCTTGCAAAATTATAACTTTATTTGTTTTCTTTACTGATTTATATACAGTTTCTGTATCTAACGGTTGTAAGGTACGCAAGTCAATTAAATCGGCTTTGATTTCCGGGTGTTTCTCCAATGTTTCTAACGCCCAGTGTACTCCTGCTCCAAAAGAGACAATCGTTACATCTGCTCCTTCTTTTACTAAAGCCGCTTGACCAAATGGAATGGTATAATAGTTGCTCGGTACATCTTGGTAAATACTTCTGTACAATTGCTTGTGTTCGAAGAAAATAACCGGGTTAGGATCGTTAATTGCAGTATTCATCAATCCTTTTGCATCTATTGGGAATGCAGGATAAACTACTTTCAATCCTGGTGTTTTTGTAAACC contains the following coding sequences:
- a CDS encoding phosphoribosylaminoimidazolesuccinocarboxamide synthase: MSNTITQTNFKFPNQKSVYHGKVREVYTIADQVLVMVATDRLSAFDVIMPKGIPYKGQILNQIATRFMQLTEDIVPNWLIASPDPNVAVGHICEPFKVEMVIRGYLAGHAAREYKEGKRVLCGVALPEGLKENDQLPQPIITPSTKEELGLHDEDISREDILARGIVSEEDYLVLEQYTRALYQRGSEIAAQRGLILVDTKYEFGKTKEGKIVLIDEIHTPDSSRYFYAEGYAERQAKEEPQKQLSKEFVRQWLISHDFQGKEGQQVPEMSDEYIQTISERYIELYEHILGEPFVKADVSNIDQRIETNVAAFLSKI